TACACTCTGGGAATGTAAtaatgccacacactgtgccctttgGAAACAAGAGTGCCACACATTGTGCCCCTGAATACTGCCACATACCGAGCCTCCCAAAAAATGGTACCACATACCATGCTCACTTAATATAgtagtgccatacactgtgccctctgactagaatagtgccatacactgtgccctctgactagaatagtgccatacaatgtgccctctgactagaatagtaccatacactgtgccctctgactagaatactgccatacactgtgccctctgactagaatagtgccatacactgtgccctctgactagaatagtgccatacactgtgccctctgactagaatagtgccatacactgtgccctctgactagaatagtgccatacaatgtgccctctgactagaatagtgccatacactgtgccctctgactagaatactgccatacactgtgccctctgactagaatagtgccatacactgtgccctctgactagaatagtaccatacactgtgccctctgaccagaatagtgccatacactgtgccctctgactagaatagtgccatacactgtgccctctgactagaatagtgccatacactgtgccctctgactagaatagtgccatacactgagccctctgactagaatagtgccatacactgtgccctctgactagaatagtgccatacactgtgccctctgactagaatagtaccatacactgtaccctctgactagaatagtgccatacactgtgccctctgaccagaatagtgccatacactgtgccctctgaccagaatagtgccatacactgtgccctctgactagaatagtgccatacactgtgccctctgactagaatagtgccatacactgtgccctctgaccagaatagtgccatacactgtgccctctgactagaatactgccatacactgtgccctctgactagaatagtgccatacactgtgccctctgaccagaatagtgccatacactgtgccctctgactagaatagtgccatacactgtgccctctgactagaatagtgccatacactgtgccctctgaccagaatagtgccatacactgtgccctctgactagaatactgccatacactgtgccctctgactagaatagtaccatacactgtgccctctgactagaatagtgccatacactgtgccctctgactagaatactgccatacactgtgccctctgactagaatactgccatatactgtagccCCTGAACAGAACCACATGCTGGAACCCCTAAAGAGTGACACACATATTATGTGCTCTGGTAATAACAGTGAAATATACTGTGCCCCAAAAATTAGTGCCACACACATTATGCCCTCAGAAAAGGACAAGTGCCCCCCTGAAATATAACAGTGTAATTCACAGTGACCCACAAGAAATTATAGCTCCCTTCATTGGTAACCAACCTATAATTTGAGTTTCCCAGTAATAATAACAGTCTCAAAAGAGTTAAAAGTGAATGGGTTATAGGAGCTGCCAGGGTGTACCCTGTGTCCTGAGCAGCAGAGGAGGGAATCTGCACTCACTGTGACCTCCCTGACCCCATCACTTACCACGAACACAACAGACCTGGGcctcaggagcagcagcagccaagGAGGAAGACGACAGCAgtgtgtgagggggagggggacaccagcACTCTGCTCTGTGAACATCCCGGACCATCAGAACACTGCATGTccgactaagggtatgttcacgtctcgtttttagccgcacgtcgggctacacggcagaaatcagtgaaaaaaggatgctgccgtgcagcccgacgtgcggccgacagccacattgactttaatgagcaggacggagtcattatgtgactgtgttctgctcatttgcgggacatacacagcttttgtgcaggactcaaaagcgtggtcgactacgcttttgagtcctgcacaaaagccgtgtacgtcccgcaaatgagcagaagaCATATTGACATAATGACTCCgacctgctcattaaagtcaatgtggccgtcatatGGCTGTAGGccgcacggcagcatccttttacGCAGCATCCGTAtacgggtacaaacacacacagcatatacgcagcatatacgcagcagatttgatggtgcagatttgatgctgtgttcagttatttagatctaatctgctgcgtatctgctgcgtatttgctgcgtatcgcagcagtaaatacgcagcgtatatgccgtgtgtgtttgtacccttatggtgcgtttacaaagagagatttatctgacagattttttacgccaaagccaggaatggatttgaaaaggggagaaatctcagtctttcctttatgacctgcaccctgtttatagcctgttcctggctttggcttcaaagatctgtcagataaatctctctctcttaATGCACCATTACGCATAGGGTCCATCTCAACCACATGGCACAGAGCTGAGAAAGAACTTGCTCACTGTGCACTTCTCCTGACTTATTCTAGCTACtgttcaaaaaacttttgacatctctagaacatttcaaagttgttttttttaatagtgccGTCGCCCATTTAACTATATAGCATGAAAGAGGGAACGGGAGGGAGATGCAAGGAAAGACCTGCAAGCCAATCCATATAGGAAgaagcctgaagaggagggatcCAGAGGATCTCCTAAACCTTGTTCTCTTTAAGAGTATGTTCATGCCGAGCAAGAGGCGAGGAATTTCATCTGAAATCTGTGTAATTTAACGggtattccgcttgaaattccgcctgtaaaatatgtacagagcaatgttaaattgtgttcaatgggattcccgctctgttgttcacacggcgGAATTTATGCACGGAATATTCCACCACAGATCCGCTTTCTCAATTTGCAATTgtttgggcagattccgctagagaaGTCAATGGTTTGCATAGAATTTCCACTTTCCGCCTGTATGCCGCAGAATATGCGTGGAACATGTGTAGAATATGCAAAGAAATACATGAAGTGGAACTTCGCTTCAATTCCACACCAACTCAAGAAGAGGAAATTTTCCTCATGAAAATTTCCTCTTTAGTTCCTCGCCTAGTCCtcgcctattgctcagtgtgaacacacccttaggccgGGGTtcacaccagccattctgtgacctggccaggtgaacggccggtgtcagtccCGGCCGGATGTACTGCAATCCCAGCTGGATGAaattcatttctgctgaattgggatgcaggcgaattcgtgtgtgcccacatcccaattcaccatagatGAGAATGGAAAGTGCAGTTTTTTGTGTGGTCGAtcggaatcccggacggagtgtatacagtgtgtatacaactccggcctggattccctctgacttcaatgcaatgtatcttttctattaatcaaggccgttgttgcaatttgaaacaacagccatgatcaatagaaaagatacattgtgaggtgagaacatagcctaacactgtgttTAGACATTACAGCATTTCCAGGAAAACTATAGTTTGCTTTTATCAGGGAACAGGTTGGCATTTTATGCATCCCTTGATTGTTCTGTTCTCTCCACGCCCTGTCCTCTGTGATTTCTAAGATTATGccgggagttcccctttaaagacccccccccccaaaaaaaaaaacaaacaaaaaacatatatatacagtggtgccttggtttacgagcataattcgttccatgaccgtgcttgtaatccaaatccacccttaaaccaaagcaaattttcccataagaaatcatagaaatgcaggcaattggttccacaccccaaaaataatgatttattattctgaataacatgtaaagcagatgaaacaaacattcagaaacagcagaatatgtgatattataagtaactgtacagtaatggattggatgggaaacacaagagactgcagggagcatgaaggaatgagcagggcagatgtgggcacatacatgcagcgttctctgtctggggaaagaggggttacagctatggagagattacctccaccgtcctgtcccttatgtaagccccagcctgaagaggatctgctatgatttggaaggtgaggaagacttcctgggtcagggtacagggctgtagaccccgctatgcatgccatgcccctcccccactcccgctctcacccagtacagggagctcttacaccaaagcaatgctcttaaaccaagtcaaaattttgaaaaacagtgagctcttaaaccaaactactcttaaaccaagttactcttaaaccgaggtaccactgtatacatatatatatatatatatatatatatatatatagtaaaggaTGATGAGTCGCAAAAAGGATGATGAGTTATTCAAAAAGGTGAATTACATAATGCAACACAGCAAGACACGACATTTCAAAAATAATTGGACTACAGAACTGTCCATCACACATCAAGTTGCTTAGTGATTGGTGTAGGAACATGTCCATCTTGGTAAGGGACTCACAGTCCATCAGTGCTAATTGGGTTCAGAGAATCCTGTGCAATGCAGGTGTAATTCATGTGCAATACAAATTCTTTTAAtaaaacaagggggggggggaataatggaaaaaaagttatacaaattttatGTTGCTGCATTGGTCCCTAATATTGGTTAGAGGAACATGTGGACTCTCTCAGGTTCTAGTAATTGGGTGAACAACTGGAAAATCAACTAAATACTGTGACGTGTCTAGATCTCATTCTGTATCTGCTTTGGGTGATTGTCCTCAGGATGATCTACAAACAGCAATTGTTCCAGACGTCAAACTGAATAAATGTAACCTGCCGGAGACCCTTGAGAATACCCCTGTAGGTGACTGCCAGATGGATACATGCCGCAATGTCTCCTTGGATTTAAAATGTGGCTCGGAACATGGCAATCTGTCTCCTGGCAAAGCAACCTGCCACATGCGTATCTTCACTTGTCCAAAGTCCTTTGCATTTGCTCGGGTTCGTGTCCATTATTTTTTGGATAGAGTAGCTAAGCCTCATTCAAATTAAGGAAATGCTGGGAAAGAGGTGCAAAGCATAATCCTCCATTCTCATCAATGCTTATTTCATGTGACTATTGGAAGTGGCTTTATATTTAGGTGTTCTTCAACCAGCTTGGTTTAGATAACACAGGATATTTGTTATCTCTCTCCTCGTATAGGGTACCAAACAAACAAAGTGGTGACATATTACTTAGGATTTTTATTTACGGATTGTCACaatatgccccctgtatatgattgtcggtggtagtggtggtgggaggAGGGAAGATACAGCTGGTACTGCCATCAGTCAGTCAGAAGGAGAGTGGGAGCTGAGAGATAAGGTATAGTAAAGATGGGTCACTatttacaaacacacacacacacacactataagggtatgttcacactgagcaaatatggcgGATCTCTCCTCCgcggaatcctgccgtgctcccgcgcacgctctcccatagacggtcTATGGCaaactaatgatgaagagggtggggaggagggacggaggggtagtgcaaagttagggcacagatactcccgtttggcacagggcttcaagtttaaaagtatttttttaggacaatgactgcatcacctgccgaacggaccacaggacagatcttggattaaaagcagctatccgaagctacaagtggtttgggggggtcagattgtgggtacagagtcgctttaagacataATTGTTATCTATCTGTTACCTACTTTGAACAGTGAGTACCATGTTTGCATGACATAAATTGCTTTATAATGAATGCCaaattataattatattttattGTTGACTTAGACTTTCTGTCGATGCCACCGTGGACGTCTGAGCTCCATACACAGCTACTGTGCCAACAATAATGTGAGAGTTGCGGCACAAAGGTCATGTGCTAACCGGTATGGTTGGGTATGGATTGGTGTCTATAAACCTTACAGTGTAAGTATCTGGGTAGAGCTGGGAGATTTTGTCTTGGGAAATACCCATAATTCCACTATGTTACTATGGCACGTCCATAcaatttgaggctatgttcacactacggatgagaccggccgttccgtgactcaggctgggtcacggaacggccggtctcagcccggatcatcacggccggtacttaaataccagccggatgatctttcctccgtggagctctgatgcgggcgcatcagcgtgcgcccgcatcagagcttcccatagcacagagtgaagcaagcggccggagccgctcgcttcactgtgtatactgacaggtccttctgcgggcagaattcattgaattccatccgcaaataatggacctgtcagttgtttgcggcgccgtatgggaactggccggagcgtatacgatgtgtgtacgctccgtccgggatcccatagcaaataatgctatgttcctccCTGCAAATCTacagctgtagttctgcggcgagaactacggccgtagatttacatagtgtgaacatagcccaaataggGAAGGGAAATGTGGCATGGATAAAAGGGAAGAAAAGGTTATGGGAATGCAAAAAAACCTTTCTCCCTATTGAAATTATGGAAGACCATAAAATAACTCTTGTAAGGTCCGAGCTCTAACTCTGCTCtaaaaatacaatacaaaataCATACAAGGATCCTGCAAATTTCCATGGAAGTTTTTTTGTGTGCAGATCCTGAAGTGACTATATCACATCTTTGcagcttttacagtaaagaaagCCCTATagactgaaccttttttttttctttttaaattcccATGCCCATAAATAAGATATCCATTTGACTAAATATCCAGGGGCCCACATGACTCTTGCAATTTTTACTTTAAAAAGGTGGTGCTGGAAGTTCTACAAATCGACGAGGCCCTGCTACCAGGTTCTGAATGCAAGCATTCTCTTTTTCGGGAGAATGACAAATAATATCAAACAATTCTTATgtcaacagttatctctccctatACAcgtaaacattaaaggggttgtccagtgtgagCACATATTTCCTATAAAGCTGcggttatatagaaaataataaacatcgtCTGGTTACCTGTCTGATCTCCCCCGGTGTCTTGCTGCCACATTTTCGATGTTCCCCGCTGACTGCAGGCGTTTCCCTTCTGAGATAGACCaatctcaagagtgacagcccactcagccaatcactgactaagatggaacagcaccgtggcctgtgattggctgagcaggctgtcactcctgagacaagtctGTCAGTAGGGGACACCACCAGTAGAACACCGGGGGAGCAAGGGCAGGTAACaggtaagcataagatgtttattattctCTATCTAAGTGCAGCTATATAGAATTATTTGCAAACGCTGGACAACCGCTTTTAAGCACAGCTGTTTTTGTATGTTCTCAATGCTCTGGTGTTGGCTTCTCTCTCCCAGAAAAAGTTCAGTACACTTTAGGCACCTCTACTCaacttcttcttaaaggggttttctggacaCAATTATTGATCGGTTATTCTCAGTATAGCCCATCAATCACTGATCATGGGGTACGGACACAATGAATAGCCATGCAAGCTTACTGCGGCTCTGTCGACCATTATTGCCAagcaaacccctttaagctgaccaTGCAAGtaagatagctgtcagccaatcTCTTCATATCCCCTATACCTACACATCTCTTCTGAATGCTAATGCTAAGGAGAAAACCCCAGACAGTCATCGCTGGTGGCAGCTCTTCTCCCCGAGAACAAGAGCAAAGTTAACAGTTAGGAAATGGACCAAGAACAAAGGACGGTTAAAAATCAACATGACTGATACTACTTTTCCTTGAAATCTACTGTCAGGGGAAAGTTGAAAGCCACTATACTCATTTTATGGTCGGTCTCACTGTGTTCTAGCTACTGACatgtatctaatgtgtatggccggcTTTATTCTGTCTTCTTTCTAGTAGACTAATCTAAACTTCACAATATAAAGGAATAACTGTGTAGATAAATCACAATAACTCATTGTTGATTTGTTAAATAGCATCTCATACTTATAGACATTATTATATTGAA
The nucleotide sequence above comes from Dendropsophus ebraccatus isolate aDenEbr1 chromosome 8, aDenEbr1.pat, whole genome shotgun sequence. Encoded proteins:
- the LOC138798748 gene encoding proteoglycan 3-like — encoded protein: MGFQNMRRLKEEHNHFKATKSSNLHKDMLHLLLLLLAGTILAEECGDCPQDDLQTAIVPDVKLNKCNLPETLENTPVGDCQMDTCRNVSLDLKCGSEHGNLSPGKATCHMRIFTCPKSFAFARTFCRCHRGRLSSIHSYCANNNVRVAAQRSCANRYGWVWIGVYKPYSYCRYINADGSRLDYTNWACGQPHKCGAWCTALNLANGQWYSISCCYQLPFVCTF